The Amycolatopsis sp. DG1A-15b genome contains the following window.
GGGCGTACCGCGGGAAAGCGCCGCTGGCGACCTGGACGCGAATGCGGTGCCCCGCGCCGGAAGTGGTACGCCGTCGACCACAACGTCACGGAGACGTCCTGTGGTTCGGCGGCGTCGGGTACTCGAACACAACGCCGACTTCCCAAACGACGCCTTTGATCCGACAGCGCTAATCGCCGCGCAAACGGGGCCGGGTTTTGGCTGCGAACAACGAGTGGCCCCCCGGCTGGGTCACTCTTCTGGAAGCGGAGCAACACGGGTGTGGTCTGCGGGATTCTTTGTACCGTCCGCCGCTCGCGCCCACCTCGCGGCCTTCGGTCGGTACCGCCAGAGGTGCCGCGTCGTCGGCCTGATCCCCCCCGGGTCCGTCAGCGATGACGGTGCCCAGTGAGCTGTCAAGTTCCAAGCTCCCCGGCTCACCATCACCGTGAAACCCGCCACCTGAGGTGGCGAGGGCAGCCGAACCTGGCGCCACCGGATGCCCTTCGTCGGCCCTGGTCACATCAACTCACGTATCCGTCGCTCATTCGATTCACCCGAACGGCGCTCGCTTTGTTGGGTTCGAACCAGCCTCTCGCTCACTGCACTTGTTCCCCTGAACTCGCGGAGGTGGGCGCGAAGTGGCCGATTACTCGATCAACGTGGAGAGATTTCGCCGTTTCCGGTCTGCTGCGCTGACGCTGTTCTTGGCGCTGGCGATGATGGTCATTCCTAGCTGTGCGGGCGCCCCTACCTGTGCTGCCGGGACGCAGGCCTACGAGGGCGTATGTCTGAGCGACATGGCAGTCCAATATGTCGTCTGCACGAAGGATCGGGGCGTCAACGTGACCACCAAGCTCGACGGCAAGGTGAGCGGGACGTTCAAGGTGGTCGCTGACGCCGCACTGCAGCTCGGTTACGAGAAGAGCAAGCAGGAGAACACGCCAGTCGCGCTGCAGATCGTCAAGGACTGCATGGCGATCGCGAAGACCGCGTCGCCGCCAAGCGATCCAGAGCGGGCCCAGATCGCGGGATTCCAGCAGCGAGCCGACCAGGCCCTGCAGGATTGGCAGAAAAATCAGGTCAACGAAACCCCGTCGATCACACGTTCCCGTAACAGCGCAAAGAAAGGTCAGAAAGTCATCGTCATTAGCAAGAAGTTCTGGCCGAATGAAATGGTCGACATTATGGGCCACGCCACGCTCGTCGCGCAGGTCGAAGCCGACGGCAACGGCAGCTTCTCCGCGTCGGTCACCATCCCTCAGGGCGCGCCGCCGCCCAGTTTCGACACCACGATCACCGCGGCCGGCAAGAGCTCTGCGAAATCGGCGACCGCACCCTTCCACATCGCCTAAGGGGTCAGTTCAGAATGAGTTTGCGGAGGCAGATGATCGAGCAGCCCAGACTGAGGATGGCTTGGTGGACGTCGGCTCGTCGTTCGGTGCGGATACGTAGCCGGCGGAAGTTTTTGAGCCAGGCGAAGGTGCGCTCCACCGGCCAGCGGATGGTGCCCAGGCCGGAGCCGTGTTCGGTGCCGCGGCGGGCGATGAGCGGGGTGACGCCGCGGGCGCGGACCAGGCGGCGGTACTTGTCGTGGTCGTAGCCGCGGTCGGCGTAGAGCCGGTGTGGTCGGCGCCGGGGCTTGCCGACCATCCCGCGGATTGGCGGGATGGCGTCGAGCAGCGGGATCAGCTGGGTGACGTCATTGCGGTGGCCGCCGGTGAGGGTGGCCGCGTGCGGGGTGCCGTGGGCGTCGGTGATCAGGTGGTGCTTGGAGCCGAGCTTGCGGTGGTCGACCGGGCTGGGTCCGGTGTGGTCCCCCCTTTGAGAGCACGCAGGTGGGTGGAGTCGACCAGCGCGGCGGACAGGTCCAGCAGTCCGGCGGCGCGTAGTTCGGCGAGCAGGCGTTCGTGCAGCTGCTGCCAGACGCCGGCCTTGTGCCATTCGGTCAGCCGCCGCCAGCAGGTGGCTCCGGAAGCGCCGAACAGCGCGGTGGGCAGGCGGTTCCAGCCGATGCCGGTACGGATCACGTACAGGATGCCTTCCAGCGCGGCGCGGTCATCGGCGCGTTTGCGACCCGGGTAGCGGAAACGCCGTGGATGCACCGGAAGCAGCGGCTCCAGCCGCTCCCACAGCTGGTCGGTCAGAACCTCCTCACGCATACCAACATCATCGAAAGCCCCGCATGCCAGGCAAGACGACACGCCGACTCATTCTGAACTGACCTCTAAAAGGACTCGCGAGTATCGCCACCGGTTTGCTGCCGGTGTAGGTGCTCGGGAGTGCTTCGCCGCCCATCAGGGCGTCGGTGAAGCGCCCGCACCAATCGCCTGCTCGACCTCGGCCCGCACACCGGCGAATGCTTCGAGCGGGCCGAACACGTGTCCGCCGCGCCCAGTTGGCCGGGGCTTGTTGAGGTGGAACAGCAGCCGCTGCGCTGCCCGGGTGGATAAGCGGTCCTTCGGCGTGATTGCTGCGTGGAAGAGTGGCGCAGTGAGGTAGTCGCCGCGAGTCATGATCACCCAGAGCACCAGCGACGTCGCTGGTGCTTGTCGGGTCCCCAGTCGGTCTTGAGCAACCGGTTGTGCGCCAGCTGCCGCGCCCGCAGCGGGACGATGACCGCCGTCCGGGTCTCCCGGGGAATCAGCCAGTTCGCGAGCGCTTGCCGGCGGGCTCGGTCGACCGCCGAACCAGGTGCCGGGCCGTATCCGGCTGTGCGCGCCGCCTGGAGACCAAGGCAGCTGCGGCAGGCCGCGGCGGGGCAGGTTCGCGGTGACGTGGGCGCCCGCGACTTTGCGCAGCTGGGGGCGAGCCGTATCGGAGAAACTGCTGAAGTTCCCCGGAACCACATGTTGTCGCGGACACTTCGACCGCGGGGCAGCCGGTCGGCGTGCTGGATCCACGGGGCGTCGACCTCGGGGATCTGCAGGCCGTGCATCTGCCCGACGGTGAGCACGGCCATCGAGCGGCTCATCAGCTGCTGCTGCTCGCCGATCAGGTAGTCGTCGAACGACAGCGCGCCCGGGACGTCGCCGGGGCGGTTGTGGGCGTTGTAGACGTGCGCCTCGGCCCACATCCGGATCGGGTAAGGGCGGTTCGTCACCCTCAGGTGCAGCCAGCGGCCCTGCAGCTCGGCGTACTGGCCGGCGATCGCGGCGATCAGGTCGCGGCGCTGCGAGTCCGAGCGGAACGACCAGCGCTGCGGCGCAGCCGGTACCAGGCGTAGACCTCGATGCCGGTGCGGACCAGGTGCCCGTCGATACTTCCGACGTGAGCAGCACCGGCTGAAGGGAAATGCCGCTTTCGGCGGGCCGAGCCACACGGCGTCGACCCGGTAGACCTCGTGATCGGTCCCGGTACGCACGCGGGTCCCCTCTCAGCCGGTGAACAGGCCGGCGATCCACTGGCCCACGTTCACGCCCCCGGCTGCCCGGAGACCACTGGCCGCAGGCGGTCAACCTATGACCCGCGAGACAAGGCCGTGAACGCACCGGCACCCCAAGGATTCCCCCAGTACCGCAACGGAAGGCCGTCACCCGCGAAGCGAGGTCTGCGTACCGGATGGCTCATCGCCATCGTCGCGATCGTCGTGGTCGGTGCCGCTGTGGGACTGTTCGTCTTGCTCAACCACGGCAGCAGCTACGACAAGGTCGACGGCAAGTCCGGGTCTGCGCCGCCGGCTGGCTGCGACGAGGTCGCGTCGCCGAGCGGGGAACCTGCCGCCGAAGACTTCCGAAACGCCGTTGCAAGGTAGCCAGGGCTGGATGTGCACGTTCGCCGATTCGACGAACGCCGTGACGGTCCATCTCGACGTGGAAGTGAACACTGTGCAGCGGCAACGCGCTGGATTCGATGTTCAGACGTCGTCGGCCGGGTTCGGCTGGACCCGGCGACACATCTGAGGGAGAGCGCGGCGTGGGGACCGGCGCTCAGCGGCAAGGCATGCGACTTACTCGTTCTGGACAGCAATGCGACTTTCAAAGTCGGAATCGACGACCGGAAGGCGGCCGCCGACGACACGCAAACCTGCAAGGACCGCGTCAAGGCCAGCGCCCAGGTTCTCTACGACACGTTGCAGCCGCGGTAGAGTCGACGGGTGGGGCGGTACCGATCCGTCCCTCAGTCCCGCTGATTGAGCAGGATCGCCCCCGACCGGCCGGTAGCCGACAGCTCGGTCGATGGTTCGTCCGACTGCAGGAGGCAGTGGCGCCAGCACGATTTCCGTGCCTTTGCCGGCCACCTGAAGTACTTGGTGCCCGTGTTCTTCGCCGACGTCAGCGATGTCGCTGCCGCAGGCTTGGAAGATCGAAGCCGCGCAGACCGAGCATCGCCACGAGGCGGCGCGCGTAGACCTTGGCCAAACTCGTCCTACGTGTCGCTGACACCGCCGACCACGTCTGGGCCTGGTCCTTCCTCGGCGAACGTCGGGCCGTAGCGGGCGTGCGGAGCCTGCGTTGCCCCTGCCCAGAAACGGTCCCCGTAGGACCAGTGCCACCACCGAGCCGGGTGGTTGACGAGGCCGATGGCGGCGAGGGCGGACGTGAGCAGTTGCGTGGTCTCGTCGGGCGCGGGTGCGATCGGGCCCACGCAGCACTCCGGGAGCAGCACGGTGTCGTCCCCGTTGGCGAGGGT
Protein-coding sequences here:
- a CDS encoding IS5 family transposase (programmed frameshift); protein product: MREEVLTDQLWERLEPLLPVHPRRFRYPGRKRADDRAALEGILYVIRTGIGWNRLPTALFGASGATCWRRLTEWHKAGVWQQLHERLLAELRAAGLLDLSAALVDSTHLRALKRGDHTGPSPVDHRKLGSKHHLITDAHGTPHAATLTGGHRNDVTQLIPLLDAIPPIRGMVGKPRRRPHRLYADRGYDHDKYRRLVRARGVTPLIARRGTEHGSGLGTIRWPVERTFAWLKNFRRLRIRTERRADVHQAILSLGCSIICLRKLILN